The segment TACTGCCGCTGAGTACCGAACTCATAATATCGTAAGGAAAATGGGCGTGTAATATCACCGACAGATCGGGTTTATGACGACGCAATTTGAAAAACAGCGGCAGGTAGTTGGCAATTTTATTATCCCAGATATAAATCTTATCGAACCAGTTATAGCGGCTGACCAGATCCTTATTTTTCTCACTGGAAACCAGAACAAATTTGCTGGTGGGGAAACGATTTTTCAGGCTCCAGATAGCCGGTGTATTCATCAGGAAATCGCCCAGTGCAGTCGTAGAGTAGACCACCACCGTCTGCGGCGTCAGGGCCTGAAGACCCGGTGAGGGCTTTCTGCCGGACAAACGGGTATAGGCCGTTAACAGCCGATCGATCAGATAAATCTTTTTTTTCTTCACGCCTGAATTCTCTTCGCGGTGCCGTAACAGTAAACAAAAAGAGGTTGTGCGTGATTAGAGATTATTACGGCGATTTAAGTTCATTGCGGAAGACTATTTTTTTAGCTTCTAAAGGGATCGTTTAAAGTGTTCCCATAATTTAAGGGTTGTTCATTTCTGGTATATATACAGGAACGTGTAAAAAGAGTAAGGCGATTTCGAAAAGAACTTAGATAATTCTGACTTTTCAGGGGGGATTACCCTTTTTTTAATTCCCGTCATAACTAATAGCAGGTTAATTATTAGTGAGAATATTTTAATCAGCAGACAGAAATATTATGGCGGTGATAAACCCCGGCAGGCCTGCCGGGGCAGGAGAATTACGATTGTGGCTGACCAACCGGGCCGGAACCCAGTGTACCGCCAGGTGAAGACTGACCACTTGGCGCATGCGGACGGCCATCGGCTTTAATCGCGTCACTTCTCTGCGAACAGCCCGCAAGCGAGGCGAAGGTCGCTGCAACCAGCAGCAGGGCAGGAATCGTTTTCATAGTGTCACCTTGATGTTGTCAGAAAGAGCACAGCAGTGCGTTTAAAAATCGCTTTTATTCTGCCCCTCGGCGCGTCTCTTTCAGTGACCGCTTAATGGCAGGAATAAAAGCCAAAAAAAACGAGAGCCGCCGGCTCCCGTTCCGTTGACGTCAGGTCGTATTACTTGCGGCCCAGCAGGAAGCCGATAAATACGCCTACGCCTGCCGCGATAGCCAGACCGGCAGCAGGATTAGACTGAACCTGATCCTTGATGCACTCAGCCGCATCGCGTGCTGCATAGCTTGCCTGGTTGGTGTAACGGCGTGCTGCGCCTTTAACCTGATGCTCAGATGAACCGGTTGCTGCACCCCATTGTTCCTGAACTGCGCCAGCCGCTTCTTTTACTTTATCTTCGATTTTTCCTGACATTTATTGCTCCTTGGTTTTGAGTGAGACCTTAAAAGCGTAGCAAAGATAGTGAGTTCTGCTCTGACTGAGAGGATCATCAGCCTGAAAAATCATTTCTGACTGTGAATAACGACGCGTTTGCGGGCCACCCATTTCTGTCTGAACGGCGGATTCAGGCGGTACCGGGGCGCTGAAGGGGGAGAGAGTGAGGCAGTGATGATGGCGGAATCGGACCGGTGACGGACGAGGCTGACGAGTGGGGAACGGCGCGCAATGCCGCTTGCCCGCGCAGCAATAGCTGAACGGAACCGCCAGCGGCGCAGGGGGCGAACGGAACAGGTCACCTGCGCCCGCCGGATATGTCGCGCGGCGGGCGACAGAGCGTTACTGCAGCAGAACCCCCTGAATCAGACTGGCCTCAACAACGGTGACCTCATTGATCTTCAGCGCCTGCATATAACCTTCAACCAGCAGCAGATTGCTGACGTCAGTGGCCCGGTAGTCGCCCGAAAGTTCACTGTCGCCTTTCCAGACCTGCTGCTGCGACAGCTGCCGGAGCGCCGCCAGTGTATAGTGACGGGGTTTTCCCGGTAACTGGTTACGGATGGAGAAGCCATGAACGCCGCCGATGCCGATCACCCGCCGGCCCGGCAGATCCTGTCTGATCTGCGGACTGACATCATTCGCTGCATAAAACTCTACAAAGCGCAGCACCGAGGGTCGCCAGGAGCCGATTGGATTGGGCGACGGGGCAGCCGGTGTATTCTTCAGCACCGTCAGAATAAAATTTTTCAGCGTCACAGAGGCCAGTCTGCCCTGATAGATATCGGCAACGGGCTGGCCCGCCGCCTGACGCCATGCAGTCATCTGCATCGAGCCGCCGCCAATATCCCAGACCAGTAACTGCTCATCCCGGATACCGGGATCGCCCAGCGCCGCTTTAGCGGAGAGGAAACCGAGCTTTGCTTCCTGTTGCTGCGAGATGATGCTGATCGCCGCCCCGGTCTGGCGCTGCAGCTGCGCGATGACGGCTTCTCCGTTAGTGGCGTTACGGAATACGGCGGTAGCAACGCCGCTGATCCGATCGGGGTGAAAACGCTGTGCGCGGGCCAGAAGCGGGCGGATCGCCGTCACCCCATCCTGCACGATCGCCGGGCTGAGCTGATGATCAGGCGAATGGGCCAGGGCGTCGTTCCAGGCGACAGCGCGCTGATCCTGATAGAGCATTTTTTCGATACGTTGCTGGCAGACATTGACGCGTGCGACCGCGATTTTGGTGGTGCCGGAACCGATATCCAGAGCGGCGCGGA is part of the Pantoea sp. Ep11b genome and harbors:
- a CDS encoding YqjD family protein codes for the protein MSGKIEDKVKEAAGAVQEQWGAATGSSEHQVKGAARRYTNQASYAARDAAECIKDQVQSNPAAGLAIAAGVGVFIGFLLGRK
- a CDS encoding Ppx/GppA phosphatase family protein, which codes for MRSAALSAVILFCSLLFATAAEADGCRQVRAALDIGSGTTKIAVARVNVCQQRIEKMLYQDQRAVAWNDALAHSPDHQLSPAIVQDGVTAIRPLLARAQRFHPDRISGVATAVFRNATNGEAVIAQLQRQTGAAISIISQQQEAKLGFLSAKAALGDPGIRDEQLLVWDIGGGSMQMTAWRQAAGQPVADIYQGRLASVTLKNFILTVLKNTPAAPSPNPIGSWRPSVLRFVEFYAANDVSPQIRQDLPGRRVIGIGGVHGFSIRNQLPGKPRHYTLAALRQLSQQQVWKGDSELSGDYRATDVSNLLLVEGYMQALKINEVTVVEASLIQGVLLQ